One window of the Leishmania panamensis strain MHOM/PA/94/PSC-1 chromosome 16 sequence genome contains the following:
- a CDS encoding hypothetical protein (TriTrypDB/GeneDB-style sysID: LpmP.16.0850), whose translation MKIKKKDLRKREAQLPINYPDPDVLPDSLPGGIINLETEMVQVEILCKRLAHNEVAVRDAVLAEVPHYLERLTDTMAEMEKAYEAEIAEVRAYFTAHPKTPNPYRYENLPLALQQFREKATEQERKDRRRMTMREFRHRQAQERRDKESYGRYGSPAGDSVAGNDVDPEASLNAGPKPAHVYQGQNVHRERYQTWMEAWCNLELVFLKLCRGIFYCLWHSDKPLVQLACAQKIADLLHAPRSTRCKVLFYGSLFRVLAREWPTIDRYRMDKYLALVRRMVFGYVKFVKDVRDDDAMGPSLSTFPAKRDSNASAAQRSPSEKSKKSTKRSRDGEGAEAEAEDDTTALGSLWKTAAGISQASLRKYMGTATADVNVAGEIFYILQRQIFSSSTSVGLTMHICDVAFDELVRAELGTNLFLALSAGIPLYAMSQGNYVEKRVLDNFFPPLAGGVYAQRRAEQLAQAMKAKALGAQKRASKRNGNGDPTASPEAIEALAAEQAAAEARTVMQEVAFCCSKYAVARGVACEARPMFSEAELIMRQSADPEHFEPLTHTAQRRRIEQELKEVDGTREKVRSERQAMREMKMQDRHAALKEKVKAREAAVVAEKGHKAAGVSKSVLRKQIIAEEMRAKRKPVHNTKRKKAYNLTKKDLYGDPDEEGGDD comes from the coding sequence ATGAAGATCAAGAAGAAGGACCTGCGCAAGcgcgaggcgcagctgccgatTAACTACCCGGATCCCGATGTCCTTCCTGACTCACTGCCAGGGGGCATCATCAACCTCGAGACAGAAATGGTGCAGGTGGAGATTCTGTGTAAGCGACTAGCCCACAACGAGGTGGCAGTGCGTGATGCCGTTCTGGCCGAGGTACCACACTATCTGGAGCGACTCACTGACACCAtggcggagatggagaaaGCCTATGAGGCCGAGATAGCCGAGGTGCGGGCTTACTTCACGGCGCACCCAAAGACGCCAAACCCGTACCGCTACGAGAACCTTccgctcgcgctgcagcagttccGAGAGAAGGCCACTGAGCAGGAGCGCAAGGACCGCCGGCGCATGACCATGCGCGAATTCCGCCATCGACAGGCGCAGGAGCGGCGTGACAAGGAGAGCTATGGTCGCTACGGCAGTCCCGCAGGGGATTCCGTAGCGGGCAACGATGTCGATCCGGAAGCTAGTCTGAACGCCGGACCGAAGCCGGCGCATGTGTATCAAGGCCAGAATGTGCACCGCGAGCGTTATCAGACTTGGATGGAGGCATGGTGCAATTTGGAGCTTGTGTTTCTGAAACTCTGCCGCGGGATCTTCTACTGCCTATGGCACTCTGATAAGCCACTCGTACAGCTCGCCTGCGCGCAGAAGATCGCGGACCTTCTTCATGCCCCGCGCTCGACGCGCTGCAAGGTGCTCTTTTATGGGTCTCTCTTCCGCGTGCTGGCGCGCGAGTGGCCCACGATTGACCGGTACCGCATGGACAAGTATCTGGCCCTCGTGCGTCGTATGGTGTTCGGGTACGTGAAGTTTGTGAAGGATGTGCGCGATGACGATGCAATGGGTCCATCACTTAGTACTTTTCCTGCAAAGCGAGACAGCAACGcctccgcagcgcagcggtcTCCATCCgagaagagcaagaagagcacTAAGCGAAGTCGCGACGGTGAGggcgcggaggcggaggcggaggatgACACCACAGCTCTTGGTTCGTTGTGGAAGACAGCCGCTGGTATCTCTCAGGCGTCTTTGCGCAAGTACATGGGGACTGCCACTGCCGACGTAAACGTAGCGGGCGAAATCTTCTACATTTTGCAGCGTCAGATCTTCTCGTCAAGCACGAGTGTCGGCCTGACGATGCACATCTGCGATGTGGCCTTTGATGAGCTTGTCAGAGCAGAGCTTGGCACGAacctcttcctcgccttgTCTGCCGGCATTCCCCTTTACGCCATGAGCCAAGGAAACTACGTGGAGAAGCGAGTACTGGACAACTTCTTTCCCCCGCTGGCCGGCGGCGTGTACGCGCAGAGGCGCGCGGAGCAGCTAGCGCAGGCGATGAAGGCCAAGGCACTGGGGGCTCAGAAGCGTGCTAGCAAGAGAAACGGCAACGGAGACCCCACAGCTTCGCCGGAGGCTATTGAGGCTTTGGCCGCAGAGCAGGCGGCCGCTGAGGCTCGCACCGTGATGCAGGAGGTTGCGTTTTGCTGCAGCAAGTACGCTGTTGCCCGCGGGGTGGCGTGTGAGGCGCGTCCCATGTTCTCTGAGGCAGAGCTCATCATGCGGCAATCGGCGGATCCTGAGCACTTCGAGCCACTAACGCACACGGCTCAGCGTCGGCGCATCGAACAGGAGTTGAAGGAGGTGGATGGGACGCGTGAAAAGGTTCGCAGCGAGCGCCAGGCAATGCGTGAAATGAAGATGCAGGACCGTCACGCAGCGCTCAAAGAGAAGGTCAAGGCGCGCGAGGCGGCTGTTGTGGCGGAGAAGGGCCACAAGGCTGCGGGTGTGAGCAAATCGGTGCTGCGGAAGCAAATCATTGCCGAGGAAATGCGGGCAAAGAGAAAGCCGGTGCACAATACGAAGCGCAAGAAGGCTTATAACCTCACAAAGAAGGATCTCTATGGTGACCCCGACGAGGAGGGTGGCGACGACTAG
- a CDS encoding hypothetical protein (TriTrypDB/GeneDB-style sysID: LpmP.16.0860): MSQNMLAETVPLFGAAGRRSYDVFPTAAQRRHPFIMAIGSSCNVQRATDGTTYPFISALAPSVCPRSRAYSAATVHQQPLPSRSAGPRRSNERRCGGSRRLSWNTHFSQLLSEEQITRWRLRCKEQEERVEIALAKPSCWVLFSDAHTTAAHSSRERGSACLSCGAYSRPRLPRSEPVCAMVDEVHSLGAGRRRIKTKKHCSSGRSGDFQEQPSSGTRDAASATAPLHVRDSELLRALQRAEARIKQLETGIVPQTPALGEEESVMSASSSTIVRPQASTRPGPIHPYTPLSPYLVTL; the protein is encoded by the coding sequence ATGTCGCAAAATATGCTTGCAGAAACAGTGCCACTCTTCGGGGCTGCAGGTCGGCGCAGCTATGACGTGTTCCCTACCGCAGCACAGCGTCGGCACCCTTTCATCATGGCCATCGGCTCTTCATGTAATGTGCAACGTGCCACTGATGGCACTACTTACCCCTTCATTAGTGCGCTGGCGCCGTCGGTCTGCCCAAGGAGCAGGGCGTACTCAGCTGCGACGGTGCACCAGCAGCCCTTGCCCTCCAGATCGGCAGGACCACGGCGGTCCAACGAGCGGCGTTGCGGTGGTAGCCGGAGGTTGTCGTGGAACACTCACTTTTCTCAGCTTCTTTCTGAGGAGCAGATTACACGCTGGAGGCTACGGTGCAAAGAGCAGGAAGAGCGAGTGGAGATTGCGCTGGCAAAGCCGTCGTGCTGGGTGCTGTTTTCTGACGCCCAcacgacagcggcacacTCTTCACGTGAACGGGGCAGCGCGTGCCTGAGCTGTGGTGCGTACTCACGGCCGCGCTTACCACGATCGGAGCCTGTTTGCGCCATGGTCGATGAAGTCCATTCGTTGGGCGCTGGCAGAAGACGGATCAAGACGAAGAAGCACTGCTCCTCTGGGCGTAGCGGTGATTTTCAAGAGCAGCCATCTTCAGGGACCCGAGACGCAGCTTCCGCTACCGCGCCATTGCACGTGCGTGACAGCGAGCTACTGCGCGCGTTGCAAAGGGCAGAGGCACGCATCAAGCAGCTAGAGACCGGAATCGTGCCGCAGACTCCAGCGCtaggggaagaggagagcgtaATGAGCGCTTCCTCATCCACGATAGTGAGACCGCAAGCGTCGACTCGCCCTGGCCCAATTCACCCTTATACACCTCTCTCACCGTACTTGGTAACCTTGTAG
- a CDS encoding hypothetical protein (TriTrypDB/GeneDB-style sysID: LpmP.16.0830) → MPVIDTPFVMELHPGEELKLAQAPSTPLSSSSSVAFSHSTNALAKNQFHALVSGVAFVEEDANDSGAATAAATVFKPHHKHSVIRVTLLAHMQPQPQGSPTKHFMRTVTLASCNFSSNPSPNGDAGNVASLSRRGKTGESTLSLPSTATRVESTVQFRSPLLFHSSGSIQSLSVVAEDMVATVGSSDSRGSVKRYKGSRRFGVRLHGIQHTFLTKEQVLLLTQR, encoded by the coding sequence ATGCCTGTCATTGATACCCCGTTTGTAATGGAGCTGCATCCCGGAGAGGAGCTCAAGCTTGCTCAAGCGCCGTCGACTCCCCTGTCGTCGAGCTCTTCCGTAGCTTTTTCGCACAGCACAAATGCGCTTGCGAAGAACCAGTTTCATGCACTAGTGAGCGGGGTCGCCttcgtggaggaggacgcgaaTGACAGTggcgcagccaccgcagctgccacgGTCTTCAAACCACACCACAAGCACAGCGTCATTCGTGTTACCCTGCTTGCACACATGCAGCCGCAACCGCAAGGCTCGCCGACCAAGCACTTCATGAGGACGGTGACGCTGGCAAGTTGCAACTTCAGCAGcaacccctcccccaatGGCGATGCAGGCAATGTTGCGTCGTTGTCGCGTCGAGGCAAGACGGGAGAATCGACGCTGTCGCTTCCTTCTACTGCGACGCGGGTGGAGAGCACTGTTCAGTTCCGCTCACCACTGCTTTTTCACTCGAGCGGGAGCATCCAGTCTTTGTCGGTCGTCGCTGAGGACATGGTAGCTACAGTCGGCTCCTCAGATAGCAGAGGGTCTGTGAAGCGCTACAAAGGCTCACGTCGGTTTGGGGTGCGTCTGCACGGTATCCAGCATACATTCCTGACCAAGGAGCAAGTGCTCCTGCTGACACAGCGGTAA
- a CDS encoding protein kinase, putative (TriTrypDB/GeneDB-style sysID: LpmP.16.0840) has protein sequence MASNSDNVNMPLQRSGEHNEMTPPRANKGNVAHAQPPSGMLDSANTGSSAPPISHQFSLEGLPVLAPLSLGQPAPQHAAMQQRMEGTLLDSEASPKYGSSLRVHTPTLTPTLSSVTQGFASGEFPSPYLPHRHSDTYEKLLPPNALGARQLIDYIFTPPSPGRPYSSLCLPSVVDKPSPHEIGWPMPLPAEPVNSRSGRRLVFFGKGQQPRFVLAERRNRFIAVMPRPILSDTSAAVVGAAPELGYTGAGTGYTSYGTVLGYSDDNTKIVWNNRSERFASYVSLSSIQTIHRASAMQCKHCGFVLLKQELREHMSTHKKGSGVEYGVFTDDESLGMLCGDSGLMQNLTSPRRLGKGAQGVVYLMKVAQPTTAEVAQAGPSSAAYRFISEQLSRETRLEKVVLKSMQFSTEAKALDEYQKSVRFMTVMKYPHLVEYLAVQLRPDHRTVCICMPYYEEGDVGAMIRNFRGDHFDESFVCSVGLQLSLALGFLHERNPPIVHGDLKVENVMFYNNKQQIVLMDLDSSREVLGGYQEAVQSSLGTTAYMAPETLKVERLMPSSDMWSLGVLLYVLTVLPDFPMILNPNTQNLDLLNADCWATKEDLCVMESYFGALRGGCSRASSVAGGGGNSGITLGECVRVNVTRKGYTPELAQLIVDLLSYNPLKRPTADTVGSRLTAIMTDYLLQF, from the coding sequence ATGGCGTCTAATTCGGACAACGTCAACATGCCCCTCCAGCGGTCCGGCGAACACAATGAGATGACACCGCCTAGGGCTAACAAGGGCAATGTCGCGCACGCCCAGCCGCCGTCGGGGATGCTTGATAGCGCGAACACCGGCTCGTCGGCGCCACCGATTTCGCACCAATTTTCTCTGGAGGGGCTTCCTGTATTGGCACCGCTGTCATTGGGCCAACCCGCTCCGCAACACGCCGCGATGCAACAGCGCATGGAGGGCACGCTTTTAGATTCAGAGGCTTCTCCAAAGTACGGCTCGTCGCTCAGGGTTCACACCCCCACCTTGACTCCGACCTTGTCCTCCGTCACGCAGGGCTTCGCTTCAGGGGAATTCCCGTCGCCATACTTGCCACACCGGCACAGCGACACTTacgagaagctgctgccaccCAATGCCCTCGGCGCTCGGCAGCTCATCGACTATAtcttcacccctccctcccctggGCGCCCATACAGTTCTCTGTGTCTGCCCTCCGTTGTGGACAAACCCTCCCCGCATGAGATAGGCTGGCCGATGCCGTTGCCTGCCGAGCCAGTGAACTCAAGGTCAGGACGGCGGCTTGTCTTCTTTGGCAAGGGCCAGCAACCCCGATTTGTCTTGGCGGAGCGAAGGAACCGCTTTATTGCAGTGATGCCTAGACCAATCCTATCCGACACATCTGCAGCAGTCGTTGGTGCCGCACCTGAGCTCGGGTACACTGGCGCAGGTACTGGCTACACGTCCTACGGTACGGTGCTGGGCTACTCCGATGATAACACGAAGATTGTGTGGAACAATCGGTCGGAGCGGTTTGCCAGCTACGTGTCGCTCTCCAGTATCCAGACGATCCATCGTGCCTCCGCCATGCAGTGCAAGCACTGCGGGTTTGTGCTGCTCAAGCAAGAGCTTCGGGAGCACATGAGCACGCACAAGAAAGGCTCCGGCGTTGAATACGGTGTCTTCACGGACGATGAGTCGCTCGGTATGCTGTGCGGTGATTCGGGGCTCATGCAGAATCTGACCTCTCCGCGCCGGCTGGGTAAGGGCGCGCAGGGTGTTGTATACCTGATGAAGGTGGCACAGCCAACGACGGCGGAGGTCGCGCAGGCTGGCCCATCGAGTGCGGCATACCGCTTCATCAGCGAGCAGCTTTCTCGCGAGACTCGactggagaaggtggtgctgAAGTCGATGCAGTTCAGCACCGAGGCGAAGGCCCTGGATGAGTACCAGAAGTCTGTCCGCTTCATGACGGTAATGAAGTATCCTCACCTCGTCGAGTACCTAGCCGTGCAGCTGAGACCAGATCACCGCACTGTCTGCATTTGTATGCCCTATTatgaagagggagacgtgGGGGCGATGATCCGCAACTTCCGTGGAGACCACTTCGACGAGAGCTTCGTCTGCTCGGTTGGCCTCCAGCTTTCTCTTGCCCTTGGCTTCCTGCACGAGCGCAACCCGCCGATCGTCCACGGTGACTTGAAGGTGGAGAACGTCATGTTTTACAACAATAAGCAGCAGATTGTTCTGATGGACCTGGATAGTAGTCGCGAGGTACTGGGTGGATACCAAGAGGCGGTGCAGTCGTCCCTGGGCACCACCGCGTACATGGCACCAGAGACGCTAAAGGTAGAGCGACTCATGCCTTCGTCCGACATGTGGAGCCTGGGTGTGCTTCTCTATGTCCTCACCGTGCTTCCGGACTTTCCGATGATTTTGAATCCCAACACCCAAAACCTTGACCTGCTCAACGCGGACTGCTGGGCCACCAAGGAGGACCTGTGCGTAATGGAGTCCTACTTCGGCGCCCTGAGGGGTGGTTGCTCTAGGGCTTCATCCGTTgcgggcggcggtggcaacagTGGTATCACCTTGGGAGAGTGTGTGCGGGTAAATGTCACACGTAAAGGGTACACCCCGGAGTTAGCGCAGCTTATTGTGGATTTGCTTTCCTACAACCCGCTGAAGCGGCCCACGGCAGACACGGTGGGGAGTCGCCTGACAGCGATCATGACGGACTACCTGCTGCAATTCTAG
- a CDS encoding metallopeptidase, putative (TriTrypDB/GeneDB-style sysID: LpmP.16.0820), whose protein sequence is MSARVANSVQQSPGHSHGGLSTPVSGGPQHKLYRSVPIVSDAYWAPDFAHMEAARRQKPWHIDSLFFESVSVSLVATVKMFLHGTRGRPDMSQGRFNWFEVMGLLIGHFNHRELILTDSFSLPVAASEVECSMTEASQIYMANYLEYHRRLGKAEPGCIGWYHTHPGYSCFLSGIDVTTQQGSQRMQDPWVALVIDPVKTLRSGEFSMKAFRTYPEGNLQDQCSQNGSHNAAEGAHPAASSANASASLVYEGYGLPSVSRLKEFGMHAHKYYELPVRIVQSARDAPLWELLQRHFWPLSLSLTFPFAPSTQICLCSSAELAKVVSALAARTQGPYAHERSPLARGRFSRRGDVESMPLLYQSSKGVRSAQACSGGDGSADAGDAAKLGQRLLAITSDVLSARAESFSLIGASRPVHAELRAAMRAVAAATGSLARGKRHSCTSPGSARNAQKEVSLSSSPTSSHDDSMEEEEA, encoded by the coding sequence ATGTCGGCAAGGGTGGCTAACTCGGTGCAACAGTCGCCTGGACACAGCCATGGGGGCCTCAGCACACCGGTCTCCGGCGGACCACAGCACAAGCTGTACAGGAGCGTTCCTATTGTGTCAGATGCGTATTGGGCGCCCGACTTCGCGCACATGGAAGCTGCTCGACGGCAGAAGCCGTGGCACATCgactcgctcttctttgAATCCGTCTCTGTCTCGCTGGTTGCCACAGTGAAGATGTTCCTTCACGGAACGCGTGGGCGCCCTGACATGTCACAGGGCCGCTTCAACTGGTTCGAGGTAATGGGACTCTTGATTGGTCATTTCAACCACCGCGAGCTCATTTTGACCGACAGCTTCAGCTTGCCTGTCGCTGCGTCGGAGGTGGAGTGCAGTATGACGGAAGCCTCGCAGATTTACATGGCTAATTACCTCGagtaccaccgccgcctcggcaAGGCGGAGCCAGGTTGTATTGGGTGGTACCACACCCACCCTGGCTACTCCTGTTTTCTCTCCGGCATTGATGTGACGACGCAGCAGGGCAGCCAGCGGATGCAGGACCCCTGGGTGGCGCTAGTGATCGATCCGGTGAAAACACTGCGAAGTGGTGAGTTCTCCATGAAGGCGTTCCGCACTTATCCTGAGGGGAACCTTCAAGACCAGTGCTCTCAGAATGGGTCTCACAACGCTGCTGAGGGTGCCCACCCTGCTGCATCTTCCGCCAAcgcctccgcttctctcGTGTATGAAGGGTATGGGCTGCCTTCTGTTAGTCGCTTAAAGGAGTTTGGCATGCATGCGCACAAGTACTACGAGCTGCCCGTACGCATAGTGCAGAGCGCGCGCGATGCGCCACTGTGGGAGCTGCTACAACGACATTTCtggcctctctcgctctccctcacctTCCCGTTCGCGCCGTCGACACAGATTTGTCTTTGCTCCTCTGCCGAGCTCGCCAAGGTGGTGTCCGCCCTGGCGGCACGGACGCAGGGCCCGTACGCGCATGAGCGGTCCCCGCTGGCACGCGGGCGCTTTTCTCGCAGAGGCGACGTGGAAAGCATGCCGCTGCTTTATCAGTCAAGTAAAGGCGTTAGAAGCGCCCAGgcgtgcagcggtggcgacggcagtgcaGATGCTGGCGATGCGGCAAAATTGGGGCAACGACTTCTCGCGATTACAAGCGATGTACTCAGCGCCAGAGCGGAATCCTTCTCCTTGATCGGTGCTTCGCGCCCCGTGCACGCGGAACTGCGTGCAGCGATGCgcgccgttgccgcggcTACAGGATCTCTCGCAAGAGGCAAGAGACACAGCTGCACGTCACCGGGGTCCGCTCGCAACGCGCAAAAAGAGGTGTCCCTCTCGTCTTCGCCCACTTCCAGCCATGATGACTcaatggaggaggaggaggcgtaa